The Methylomarinum vadi genome has a window encoding:
- the nifX gene encoding nitrogen fixation protein NifX, translating to MSLTRRMHVVQCEQQQALMDTSLRIAFATTDMKHVNQHFGSAKSFANYAVNPEQTQFVEAAEFGQQVQDGNEDKLAVKFDLLKDCVAVYCQAVGASAVKQLVALGIQPVKVQEGSPIQKLVEDLQQELRSGPSSWLARAIKQQGGGDDKHYDEMADEDWQE from the coding sequence ATGTCATTAACCCGACGCATGCACGTCGTGCAGTGCGAACAACAGCAGGCGCTTATGGACACATCATTAAGAATCGCTTTCGCGACCACCGACATGAAACATGTCAACCAGCATTTCGGTTCGGCCAAATCCTTCGCCAATTACGCGGTCAATCCGGAGCAGACACAGTTCGTCGAGGCGGCCGAGTTCGGCCAACAGGTTCAGGATGGCAACGAAGACAAGCTGGCGGTCAAATTCGATCTACTGAAGGATTGCGTTGCCGTGTATTGCCAGGCGGTCGGCGCATCGGCGGTTAAGCAATTGGTGGCATTGGGTATACAGCCGGTCAAGGTCCAGGAGGGCAGTCCGATCCAGAAATTGGTCGAGGATCTGCAACAGGAATTGCGGTCCGGTCCATCCAGTTGGCTAGCGCGGGCGATCAAGCAGCAAGGCGGCGGCGACGACAAACATTACGACGAAATGGCCGACGAGGATTGGCAGGAATGA
- a CDS encoding NifX-associated nitrogen fixation protein: MSSAAELVVAESDPYLENDFVNEMVKQLRALDTYDTYEGWSKEKIIDPLVLTKEGKKEIPVIGDPDEITLARVKAYYNAIASTIENETGLMAVPVINITHEGFGRAFVLVGKLIVVDKTLRDIHRFGFPSLEKMCEQSGQMIAKAKGLIEKYNEAARD; the protein is encoded by the coding sequence GTGAGCAGTGCAGCCGAATTAGTGGTCGCGGAAAGCGACCCGTATCTGGAAAACGACTTCGTCAACGAAATGGTCAAGCAATTGAGGGCCTTGGATACCTACGATACCTACGAGGGGTGGTCTAAGGAGAAAATCATCGATCCTTTGGTACTGACCAAGGAGGGTAAGAAAGAGATTCCGGTCATCGGCGATCCCGACGAAATCACGCTGGCACGAGTCAAGGCCTATTACAACGCCATTGCTTCGACGATAGAAAACGAAACCGGATTGATGGCGGTGCCGGTCATCAATATCACCCATGAAGGTTTCGGCCGGGCGTTCGTATTGGTCGGCAAACTGATCGTCGTCGATAAGACGTTGCGCGATATTCACCGCTTCGGTTTTCCCAGCCTGGAAAAAATGTGCGAACAAAGCGGTCAGATGATCGCCAAGGCGAAAGGCCTGATCGAGAAATATAACGAAGCGGCCAGAGATTGA
- a CDS encoding nitrogenase component 1 — protein sequence MSGWLFSSALHEISGQEVPAKIERQRMQLQDAMLDTHFMLGQLRVAVASDPDQLNAFAHLLSEMGAEVVAAVAPSSAACLAAMPLAQVKIGDLEDLEIIARDNGAQLLIGNSHATDTAERLNVPILRAGFPQYDIIGGYQKTWVGYRGSRQALFDLANLVINFAHEEIPVFHSVYAQKPADEVKPSCH from the coding sequence TTGAGCGGGTGGTTGTTTAGTTCAGCCTTGCACGAGATCAGCGGGCAGGAAGTACCGGCCAAGATCGAACGCCAGCGCATGCAATTGCAGGATGCGATGCTCGATACCCACTTCATGCTCGGCCAACTGCGGGTTGCGGTCGCGTCCGATCCCGACCAGCTCAACGCCTTTGCCCATCTACTGAGTGAAATGGGGGCAGAAGTGGTCGCCGCAGTGGCGCCCAGTTCTGCGGCCTGTTTGGCGGCGATGCCACTTGCGCAGGTCAAGATCGGCGATCTGGAAGACTTGGAAATCATCGCCCGGGATAACGGGGCGCAATTATTGATCGGCAACTCGCACGCGACCGACACGGCCGAGCGCTTGAACGTGCCGATATTGCGGGCCGGTTTCCCGCAATACGACATTATCGGCGGTTATCAGAAAACCTGGGTCGGTTATCGCGGCTCGCGCCAGGCCTTGTTCGACCTGGCCAATCTGGTGATCAATTTCGCGCACGAAGAGATCCCGGTATTCCACTCGGTTTATGCGCAAAAACCGGCCGACGAAGTGAAACCGTCATGTCATTAA
- a CDS encoding CCE_0567 family metalloprotein, translating to MSPEELKKLEKTVKKNKRLAGEKAMELHDLVEDKLPAGYLDLMAVAEETFEACKAWDDANKALQAAQAETA from the coding sequence ATGAGTCCCGAAGAACTGAAAAAACTGGAAAAAACTGTGAAAAAAAACAAGCGTCTGGCCGGCGAGAAAGCGATGGAGCTGCACGATCTGGTCGAGGATAAGCTCCCCGCCGGTTATCTGGATTTGATGGCCGTCGCCGAAGAAACTTTCGAGGCTTGCAAGGCCTGGGATGATGCCAACAAGGCTTTGCAGGCCGCCCAGGCGGAAACCGCATAG
- a CDS encoding (2Fe-2S) ferredoxin domain-containing protein, translated as MPRPEKHVFVCTQNRPQGHPRGSCASSGCAEVMNEFMNEIQARNLFEKIGLTNTGCMGPCMMGPSVLVYPEGIMYGRVGKDDVKTIIEQHLLGGEPVASLQVPKEVW; from the coding sequence ATGCCAAGACCAGAGAAACATGTCTTCGTTTGTACTCAAAACCGTCCCCAGGGCCATCCCCGCGGTTCCTGCGCCAGCAGCGGGTGCGCCGAGGTCATGAACGAGTTCATGAACGAAATCCAGGCGCGCAACCTGTTTGAGAAAATCGGCCTGACCAACACCGGCTGCATGGGGCCGTGCATGATGGGGCCGAGCGTATTGGTCTACCCGGAGGGGATCATGTACGGCAGGGTCGGCAAGGACGATGTCAAAACCATCATCGAACAACATTTGCTCGGCGGCGAACCGGTAGCCAGCCTACAGGTGCCCAAAGAGGTCTGGTAG
- the fdxB gene encoding ferredoxin III, nif-specific has translation MTELVTGVTFGGSEWTPSYVADLNQVTCIGCGRCFKVCPRDVFDLVEKDSVLDPENFDDDYGDFEDEDDNSMVMSLKNRNDCIGCEACSKVCPKNCFTHEHKQAA, from the coding sequence ATGACTGAACTGGTAACGGGTGTGACTTTCGGCGGTAGCGAATGGACGCCATCCTATGTCGCGGATTTGAATCAAGTCACGTGCATCGGCTGCGGACGTTGTTTCAAGGTTTGTCCGCGCGATGTCTTCGATCTGGTGGAAAAGGACTCGGTGCTCGATCCCGAGAACTTCGACGACGATTACGGCGATTTCGAGGACGAGGACGATAACAGCATGGTCATGAGCCTGAAAAATCGAAACGATTGCATCGGTTGCGAGGCTTGTTCCAAGGTTTGTCCGAAAAATTGTTTTACCCACGAACATAAACAGGCTGCATAA